From a single Paenibacillus sp. FSL R5-0345 genomic region:
- the bglX gene encoding beta-glucosidase BglX translates to MTKSFIQDLVNDMTLEEKLAQLTQLGPHYWGLDDTVDLTGPFKELNIQPQVMENIGSVLNGIGARNVIDLQTRHLQASRQKIPLLFMADVIHGYRTILPIPLAIGCSFDMEACERFAEVAAKESAAAGIHLTFSPMTDLVRDPRWGRVMETSGEDPYLNARVTESMVRGYQGKDLNEKGRIAACVKHFAGYGAPEGGREYNTVDMSLGVLREFYLPAYKAAVDAGVAMVMAAFNTIDRIPASGNSKLLRGILREEWGFNGVTIADFNSVNELIPHGAAEDGREAAEKSIAAGLDIEMMSTHYLNHGAGLVEEGKLDVSLIDEAVIRVLELKDALGLFDNPFKDADPLVDEAPTPSTENLQAARELGASSVVLLKNDNDALPLKRGMKIGLAGPFATSIHVLGGWSGTEKDPAVSLYNGISQKTSAADIITAMTGELGSMLEGVFDVEDEIEEAFQRLKDCDVILAAVGENQQDTGEGGSKTNLRLSTNQEKLIWRLKDTGKKIVTIVFSGRPLELKPVLEASDALLQAWFLGTESGNSLADVLFGDYNPSGRLSMSFPYSVGQIPIYYNAYQTGRPYDPLYPNVRYVTRYLDCPNDPLFCFGYGLSYSSFDYSNFNVDAADRIVASIEVENTSDIDGKETVQLYIHDVSASVVRPVKELKGFRQITLAAHEKQVVSFEITRDMLMFYGKDDQLVYEPGEFDIMIGRNSGDHFTQRIWIG, encoded by the coding sequence ATGACTAAATCTTTTATCCAAGATCTTGTGAACGATATGACTCTGGAAGAAAAACTGGCCCAATTAACCCAGCTAGGCCCTCACTATTGGGGTTTGGATGATACCGTGGATTTAACCGGCCCATTTAAAGAACTGAACATTCAGCCACAGGTGATGGAGAACATAGGAAGTGTTCTGAATGGTATTGGAGCTAGAAATGTGATTGATCTGCAGACCCGGCATTTGCAAGCCAGTCGTCAGAAGATTCCTCTGCTCTTCATGGCGGATGTCATTCATGGCTACAGAACAATTCTTCCGATCCCGCTTGCGATAGGTTGTAGCTTTGATATGGAAGCTTGCGAGCGATTTGCTGAAGTTGCAGCCAAAGAGAGCGCAGCTGCCGGCATCCATCTCACTTTCTCACCTATGACAGATCTCGTACGCGATCCGCGCTGGGGACGGGTGATGGAGACATCCGGTGAGGATCCTTATCTGAATGCCCGTGTAACTGAGAGCATGGTACGAGGCTATCAGGGCAAAGACCTAAATGAAAAAGGTCGTATCGCTGCCTGTGTGAAGCACTTCGCCGGTTACGGCGCTCCCGAAGGCGGTCGAGAATATAATACGGTCGATATGTCCCTCGGCGTATTACGTGAGTTCTATCTACCAGCCTATAAAGCTGCTGTAGATGCTGGTGTAGCCATGGTGATGGCCGCATTCAATACGATTGACCGCATACCAGCAAGCGGTAATTCCAAACTTCTCCGGGGAATTTTGCGTGAGGAATGGGGCTTCAACGGCGTTACCATTGCCGACTTCAATTCCGTCAATGAGCTAATCCCTCATGGTGCAGCTGAGGATGGCCGTGAAGCAGCGGAGAAAAGTATAGCTGCAGGACTTGATATTGAAATGATGTCCACCCATTATCTAAACCACGGTGCCGGTCTGGTCGAGGAAGGCAAGCTGGATGTCTCTTTGATCGATGAAGCCGTTATCCGAGTTCTAGAACTTAAGGATGCCCTCGGCTTGTTTGACAATCCGTTCAAGGATGCAGACCCGTTAGTAGATGAGGCGCCCACGCCGAGCACGGAGAATTTACAAGCAGCGAGAGAGCTGGGTGCCAGCTCAGTGGTACTGCTGAAAAATGATAATGACGCTCTGCCCCTTAAACGTGGTATGAAAATTGGATTGGCTGGTCCCTTCGCTACCTCTATTCATGTGCTGGGCGGCTGGTCTGGAACGGAAAAAGACCCGGCCGTATCACTCTACAACGGCATTTCTCAAAAAACATCTGCCGCAGATATTATTACGGCCATGACTGGTGAGCTGGGAAGCATGCTGGAGGGTGTTTTTGATGTAGAGGATGAAATCGAAGAAGCCTTCCAGCGCCTGAAGGATTGCGATGTAATTCTCGCTGCTGTAGGTGAGAATCAGCAGGATACCGGGGAAGGCGGAAGCAAAACCAATCTGCGCTTGTCGACCAATCAGGAGAAGCTGATCTGGCGTTTGAAAGATACTGGCAAAAAGATTGTTACCATTGTATTTAGCGGCCGACCACTGGAACTAAAACCTGTTCTTGAGGCCAGCGACGCTTTGCTGCAAGCCTGGTTTCTGGGTACAGAATCCGGAAACTCACTAGCTGATGTGCTGTTCGGAGATTATAATCCATCCGGTCGTTTATCTATGAGCTTCCCTTACTCGGTTGGACAAATTCCTATCTATTACAATGCCTATCAGACGGGGCGTCCCTATGATCCCCTATATCCCAATGTACGATATGTAACTCGATATCTGGATTGCCCTAATGACCCTCTCTTCTGCTTTGGCTATGGTCTGAGCTATTCCAGTTTTGATTACAGCAACTTCAATGTTGATGCTGCCGATCGGATTGTTGCCTCCATTGAGGTGGAGAATACTTCAGACATCGACGGTAAGGAAACCGTTCAACTCTATATCCACGACGTCAGCGCAAGTGTCGTTCGCCCTGTCAAAGAACTGAAGGGCTTCCGGCAAATTACACTCGCAGCGCATGAAAAACAAGTGGTTTCTTTCGAGATCACTAGAGATATGCTGATGTTCTACGGAAAAGACGATCAATTGGTCTACGAGCCCGGAGAATTTGATATTATGATTGGTAGAAACTCCGGAGATCATTTCACACAGCGGATCTGGATCGGCTAA
- a CDS encoding ABC transporter permease yields the protein MARIKLAGGNIVREVIKNKVLFLMLLPVILYFIIFHYAVMPGAYVAFVDYKLNKGIFGSNFIGLKNFEFLFQNGDLWNITKNTLLYNVVFLALGNIIQIVFAIMLSEIAGKWFKKITQSVILLPNFISMVIVGVFAYNLFNFNSGFINTMFVSLGLDRYEFYSDPGIWKYIIVAFKIWAGTGYGMIVYLATITGINHDLYEAAYMDGATTWQRIRYMTLPILKPTFILLLLFGLGGILKGSFDLFYNLIGTNSVLYPQTDIIDTYVFRSLVGQFNFSMGAAVGFYQSLFGLILVLVINFIVRKVEPDSALF from the coding sequence TTGGCAAGAATTAAGCTTGCGGGTGGAAATATTGTCCGGGAAGTCATTAAGAACAAAGTGCTTTTTCTAATGTTGCTGCCTGTAATCCTATACTTCATTATTTTTCACTATGCGGTAATGCCTGGCGCTTACGTCGCATTCGTAGATTACAAGCTCAATAAGGGTATTTTCGGTAGTAATTTCATTGGCCTTAAGAACTTTGAGTTCCTGTTTCAAAACGGTGATCTCTGGAATATTACCAAAAATACACTACTCTACAATGTTGTATTTCTTGCCTTGGGGAATATTATTCAAATCGTTTTCGCCATTATGTTATCTGAAATAGCAGGTAAGTGGTTCAAGAAGATAACGCAGTCCGTCATTCTTCTTCCAAACTTTATCTCAATGGTTATCGTCGGTGTATTTGCCTACAACTTGTTCAACTTCAACTCAGGTTTTATTAATACGATGTTTGTAAGCTTGGGGTTAGATCGTTATGAATTTTACTCTGACCCTGGGATTTGGAAGTATATCATTGTTGCCTTTAAGATTTGGGCTGGAACTGGATACGGTATGATTGTCTATTTGGCAACCATTACAGGAATTAATCATGATTTGTATGAGGCGGCCTATATGGATGGGGCTACGACGTGGCAGCGGATTCGCTACATGACTCTTCCAATTCTGAAGCCTACTTTTATTCTATTGCTGTTGTTCGGATTGGGTGGCATTCTTAAAGGCTCCTTCGACCTATTCTACAACCTGATTGGTACTAACTCCGTGCTGTATCCGCAGACGGATATCATTGATACCTATGTCTTCCGTTCATTAGTGGGGCAATTCAACTTCTCCATGGGTGCGGCAGTCGGCTTCTATCAATCCTTATTCGGTCTGATTCTGGTACTGGTGATAAACTTTATTGTTCGTAAGGTCGAACCAGACAGCGCATTATTCTAA
- a CDS encoding carbohydrate ABC transporter permease: MEQSKIKQDSGSILIKAVSYLCITIFALFCVFPFALMISSSFMNEQEIVREGYKLWPKEFSIKAYELLLNNSGKLVSAYQVTIFITVVGTVLGLFMMSMAGFVLNRKDFKYRNFFSFMIYFTTLFSGGLIPTYILMVKHLHMKDSLFAMILPGVVGAWSIFLMRNFMKAIPDSLYESATIDGAGDFRIYWRIFIPLAVPSLATIGLFSALGFWNEWYNGMLYIDDPTKYPLQYFLQRMVNQANLGALVNSGAVINTADLPTQSIKMATAVLATGPIILLYPFVQRYFVTGLTIGAVKG; encoded by the coding sequence GTGGAACAATCAAAAATCAAGCAGGATTCTGGCAGTATTCTCATTAAAGCGGTCAGCTATCTCTGCATTACAATCTTTGCACTATTTTGTGTATTTCCTTTTGCATTAATGATCTCTTCCTCGTTCATGAATGAACAGGAAATTGTCCGTGAAGGCTATAAGCTCTGGCCAAAGGAATTCTCAATAAAGGCTTATGAATTGCTGTTAAATAACTCTGGCAAACTAGTAAGTGCTTATCAGGTTACGATTTTTATCACCGTAGTAGGTACGGTACTTGGACTATTCATGATGTCAATGGCTGGGTTCGTACTTAACCGAAAAGATTTCAAATATCGTAATTTCTTCTCCTTTATGATTTACTTTACAACGCTTTTCAGCGGTGGTTTGATTCCAACGTATATCCTGATGGTCAAACATCTTCATATGAAGGACAGCTTATTCGCCATGATCCTTCCGGGTGTAGTGGGCGCTTGGTCCATCTTCCTAATGCGTAACTTTATGAAAGCTATTCCGGATTCTCTATATGAATCCGCTACAATTGACGGCGCCGGTGACTTCCGCATCTATTGGCGGATATTCATTCCACTAGCAGTTCCATCCTTAGCTACGATTGGATTGTTCTCGGCACTGGGCTTTTGGAATGAATGGTATAACGGAATGTTGTATATCGACGATCCGACGAAGTATCCGCTTCAATACTTCTTGCAGCGAATGGTCAATCAGGCGAATCTCGGAGCGCTAGTCAATTCGGGGGCGGTAATCAATACTGCTGATCTTCCGACGCAATCCATTAAAATGGCTACAGCTGTGCTAGCTACTGGACCTATTATTCTTCTATATCCATTTGTGCAGCGTTACTTCGTAACAGGCCTCACAATCGGGGCAGTAAAGGGTTAA
- a CDS encoding DUF3502 domain-containing protein: MKGKKTASSLLAVLMLTGALTACSSSKDNASSNDAAATKSPETSANNTGGVDTSKEAKLTYYLWGSEGVQNKAILAEINKKLKADINTTLEIKYIDWPDIATKYPLLFASGETFDLSHASPGAPVNYYTLASEGALVDITDMLDKVAPKLKAEIPASVWENTKVKGKIYGVPSLYSEYTPSGYAYRVDLLKKYGMEKIASIDDMVKYMDNVVANESFPPINGKAEDAQNMFRMLVDTTGQWLNAPGISTNEINLVTKSAEDYKTVFSPAYTQEFEDWAVKMREWADKGYWGKDVLSSSLGSKDNFRAANSAGYLTHTQDWLGQYGGDKTALPEVETDFYTFAEANKKIKRKMGVDNSTVISVNSENPERSLMVIEKFMTDESYYNLIQNGIEGKQYVMEDGVKKQPAGFNEKTDGGGFAAWSLRNDKFVVPTDTENPIRNSLFAEWDKVAINDPYNGFTFDPANVTTEIASISNVNSQLGIQLMLGKTSKDPKAAVADYREQLKKAGIDKVIAEVEKQLAEFVPVN; this comes from the coding sequence ATGAAAGGTAAAAAAACGGCGTCTTCTTTACTAGCTGTCCTAATGCTTACGGGGGCACTTACAGCTTGCTCATCATCCAAAGACAATGCTTCTAGCAATGATGCAGCAGCTACTAAATCACCAGAAACATCTGCTAACAATACAGGAGGAGTCGATACTTCCAAAGAAGCTAAGCTGACGTACTACTTGTGGGGCAGTGAAGGTGTTCAAAATAAGGCGATTCTAGCTGAGATTAACAAAAAACTCAAGGCAGATATCAATACAACTTTAGAAATTAAATATATCGACTGGCCAGATATTGCAACGAAATATCCATTGCTATTTGCTTCTGGTGAAACATTTGATTTGTCACATGCTTCTCCTGGAGCACCGGTAAACTACTATACATTAGCAAGTGAAGGTGCATTGGTAGACATTACTGACATGCTCGACAAAGTTGCTCCTAAGCTGAAGGCAGAAATTCCAGCAAGTGTGTGGGAAAATACGAAGGTCAAAGGTAAAATCTATGGTGTTCCGAGTCTTTATAGCGAATATACACCAAGCGGTTATGCTTATCGTGTAGACTTGCTGAAAAAATACGGCATGGAAAAAATTGCATCTATCGACGATATGGTTAAATACATGGACAATGTAGTTGCCAATGAATCATTCCCACCTATTAATGGTAAAGCTGAAGATGCACAAAATATGTTCAGAATGCTCGTAGATACTACTGGTCAGTGGCTTAATGCACCAGGGATCTCAACAAATGAAATCAATTTAGTGACTAAGAGCGCAGAGGACTACAAAACAGTGTTCTCTCCAGCCTACACCCAAGAATTCGAAGATTGGGCTGTGAAGATGCGTGAATGGGCAGACAAGGGATACTGGGGCAAAGATGTACTGTCCTCATCACTTGGAAGCAAGGATAACTTCAGAGCAGCAAACTCCGCGGGTTACTTGACTCATACTCAGGACTGGCTCGGTCAATATGGCGGGGATAAGACGGCACTACCAGAGGTAGAAACTGATTTCTATACTTTTGCAGAAGCTAACAAGAAGATTAAACGTAAAATGGGTGTTGATAACTCTACCGTAATTAGTGTCAACTCTGAGAATCCAGAGCGTTCTTTGATGGTAATCGAGAAGTTCATGACTGACGAAAGCTACTACAACCTCATCCAAAACGGTATTGAAGGTAAGCAATATGTCATGGAAGATGGAGTTAAAAAGCAGCCTGCAGGCTTCAACGAAAAAACAGACGGCGGAGGTTTCGCTGCTTGGTCACTTCGTAATGACAAATTCGTAGTTCCTACGGACACAGAGAACCCAATCCGTAACTCTCTGTTCGCAGAGTGGGATAAAGTGGCTATCAATGATCCATACAACGGCTTTACTTTCGATCCAGCGAATGTAACTACAGAAATTGCTTCCATCTCCAACGTGAATTCCCAGCTTGGTATTCAATTGATGCTTGGTAAAACAAGCAAAGATCCTAAAGCTGCTGTAGCGGATTACCGTGAGCAACTGAAAAAAGCAGGAATTGACAAGGTTATTGCCGAAGTAGAAAAGCAATTGGCTGAGTTTGTTCCGGTGAACTAA
- a CDS encoding LacI family DNA-binding transcriptional regulator, which yields MDVNIKDIARISGVGISTVSRVINNKGLVSKATREKVLNVVKEYNYIPNSNARNLKTTESKNIALMVKGITNPFFSNMIKEIERQANLRGYPFLIHQVEDGTDEINAAIQLIKEKNLCGIIFMGGTYNHSEEKFKQLTVPFVLTTITSTQEVDPDIFSSVTINELKEAYKATNYLISLGHENIGFLAKSPLLDETTGNRRYLGYKKALEEHNLPYDPQLVEDCEYSPSSGFDAARRLLKRNKGVTAIFAASDTIAIGAAKAVLTAGLSIPDDISIIGFDGIEMAEYFHPSLDTISQPGTEMALSSVGVLFDLISGRSGHQHIVYDAVLLKRGSCKMLKTLKV from the coding sequence GTGGACGTAAATATCAAGGATATCGCGCGGATTTCCGGTGTGGGCATCTCGACGGTTTCCAGGGTCATCAACAACAAGGGGCTGGTGAGCAAGGCTACACGGGAAAAGGTTCTAAATGTTGTAAAGGAATATAATTACATTCCCAATTCGAATGCAAGAAATTTAAAAACTACGGAGTCTAAGAACATTGCACTTATGGTCAAGGGGATTACGAATCCGTTCTTCTCCAATATGATCAAAGAAATCGAGCGCCAGGCTAATCTGCGAGGTTATCCTTTCCTTATTCATCAGGTAGAGGACGGTACGGATGAAATCAATGCGGCGATTCAGCTGATCAAAGAAAAAAATCTATGCGGGATCATCTTCATGGGGGGAACCTACAATCATTCCGAAGAGAAATTCAAGCAGCTGACGGTTCCGTTTGTACTGACGACGATCACCTCCACGCAAGAGGTAGACCCGGATATCTTTTCTAGTGTCACCATTAATGAATTGAAAGAAGCATATAAAGCCACCAATTATTTGATCTCACTTGGGCATGAGAATATTGGTTTTCTAGCCAAGTCCCCACTGCTGGATGAAACTACAGGGAACCGGCGATATTTGGGCTACAAAAAAGCACTGGAAGAACATAATCTGCCTTATGATCCACAGCTGGTAGAGGATTGTGAATACAGTCCTAGCTCGGGATTTGATGCAGCACGAAGACTGCTTAAAAGGAATAAGGGAGTAACCGCAATATTTGCGGCTTCTGACACGATTGCTATCGGTGCTGCCAAAGCTGTACTTACCGCGGGGTTGTCTATCCCGGATGATATTTCAATCATTGGCTTTGACGGAATTGAGATGGCTGAATATTTTCATCCTTCACTCGATACGATCAGCCAACCGGGTACAGAAATGGCCTTATCTAGCGTGGGCGTCCTGTTTGATCTTATTTCTGGACGATCAGGCCATCAGCATATTGTCTACGATGCGGTATTGCTCAAACGAGGCTCTTGCAAGATGCTCAAAACACTTAAGGTATAA
- a CDS encoding sugar phosphate isomerase/epimerase family protein, with the protein MQDTLRIGTLVRGGEAVAVIPQIVQHGFESFNLNFWQTTGETNLVETAARLRELAAEHDFVISSVGIYGNPLSGTGDNADTLASWERLIDHAHLFGTDIIGGFTGRLPGSSIDESIPRFAEVFSELSKRAADRGLRIAFENCSMGGNWQAGEWNIAHNPLAWEKMFNAVPADNLGLEWEPCHQLIGLIDPIPQLRKWVDKVFHVHGKDATIAWDIVKEYGIHGPKSYVWDRTPGFGDTNWVDIITILRQAGYKGTIDIEGWHDPVYQGELEMTGQVHALNYLKYCRGGSFVPNPV; encoded by the coding sequence ATGCAAGACACATTAAGAATAGGTACTCTAGTTCGTGGCGGGGAGGCCGTCGCCGTTATTCCGCAAATTGTTCAGCATGGGTTTGAGTCCTTTAACTTGAACTTTTGGCAGACCACCGGTGAAACCAATCTTGTAGAAACAGCTGCACGACTTAGGGAACTGGCTGCTGAACATGATTTTGTCATCTCTTCTGTTGGGATTTATGGCAATCCACTATCAGGAACAGGCGACAACGCTGACACACTCGCCAGCTGGGAGCGGCTGATTGATCATGCGCATTTATTCGGCACAGATATTATCGGCGGATTCACCGGACGTCTTCCAGGTTCTTCGATTGACGAGTCGATTCCGAGATTTGCAGAGGTGTTTAGTGAATTGTCCAAAAGAGCAGCCGATCGAGGCTTAAGAATTGCTTTTGAAAATTGCTCTATGGGTGGAAATTGGCAGGCCGGAGAGTGGAACATTGCTCATAATCCTTTAGCCTGGGAGAAGATGTTCAATGCGGTTCCAGCAGATAATTTAGGTCTGGAATGGGAACCGTGCCACCAGCTGATCGGTCTGATTGATCCGATTCCGCAGCTACGAAAATGGGTGGATAAGGTATTCCACGTACATGGCAAGGATGCCACCATTGCTTGGGATATCGTCAAGGAATATGGGATTCACGGACCTAAGTCTTATGTGTGGGATCGGACACCTGGCTTTGGAGATACGAATTGGGTGGATATCATCACGATTCTGCGCCAAGCCGGCTATAAGGGAACTATTGATATTGAAGGCTGGCATGATCCTGTCTATCAAGGTGAGTTAGAAATGACTGGACAAGTGCATGCGCTAAATTATCTGAAGTATTGCCGAGGTGGCAGTTTTGTCCCTAATCCGGTGTAA
- a CDS encoding spermidine synthase produces MNINEFLSYKEIDHLQSQLHTSSDNHETITVYDTTELYGEKGMFRVMQFSNQAIQGAMDLNHPERVVFEYPRAIIHLMEINAPFFEDAFLIGHGIGTIAGYFLDKRFKVAEVDSEVVELSRRYFGYTQDNVVIGDGRQILEGEEHQKYDYIILDAFTAAGTPRHLISSEFFSIAYSKLNAEGYLLMNLMGKGENDPHINAIHTTLAEEFTYIKSFALASEGAADIKNIIIIGGFKPIRFQARHMAGFNEIQLGQGYLIRD; encoded by the coding sequence ATGAATATAAACGAATTTCTATCGTATAAGGAGATTGATCACTTGCAGTCACAGCTTCACACGAGTAGCGATAATCATGAAACAATCACCGTCTATGACACAACAGAACTATATGGTGAAAAAGGTATGTTCCGCGTCATGCAGTTTTCCAATCAGGCCATTCAAGGTGCAATGGATCTCAATCACCCGGAACGAGTTGTGTTTGAGTATCCGCGAGCCATTATTCACTTGATGGAAATTAACGCTCCCTTTTTCGAGGATGCCTTTCTTATTGGTCATGGGATTGGAACGATTGCTGGGTATTTTCTAGACAAAAGATTCAAAGTTGCTGAGGTGGACAGTGAAGTAGTCGAATTAAGCCGCCGCTATTTCGGATACACACAAGATAACGTAGTGATCGGTGACGGACGTCAGATCCTTGAAGGTGAGGAACACCAGAAATATGATTACATCATCTTGGACGCTTTCACCGCCGCAGGTACACCGAGACATTTAATCTCCAGTGAATTTTTCAGCATCGCGTATTCAAAACTGAATGCCGAAGGGTATCTCCTTATGAATCTTATGGGAAAAGGAGAAAATGACCCTCACATTAACGCGATTCATACCACGCTTGCGGAAGAATTCACCTACATCAAATCCTTTGCGCTGGCTTCAGAAGGGGCTGCGGATATCAAAAACATCATTATTATAGGTGGATTTAAGCCGATTCGCTTTCAAGCTCGCCACATGGCAGGCTTTAATGAAATCCAGCTTGGGCAAGGATATCTTATTCGGGATTAA